A region from the Gemmatimonadales bacterium genome encodes:
- a CDS encoding ATP-binding protein: MARPLSLGQKLPLVVAGLMLLVGAGISVGSYLQVRETAVNAARQHIGDLVRLVGSGQRTGPQLVSAARAAARRDPLKTYLGKPSAAARDAAVAALAGRAGQVLATQIIGADGTVLLSTDTAFDDVPSDFPPAIPPRDSGAVGRLRLVHDSLVYPVTGTIDDHPGVMIVQWRRGLNAGESSPKARKAIGATMLLGNRDGSYWTDFAKVVPGPALEPRSSQLPVEYTRDSSQGPVLAGFVPLDGTPWLFSVETPMNAVLQPAEAFLRRVLLVTLLCVLLGGIASWLYTRRLTTPLRQLTDAADALAAGGRAQSIPTGRNDELGSLATSFDLMGHQIHEARQRLEEKVAERTGELNSALDQLQAAQEALVRREKLAMLGQLAGGVGHELRNPLGVMSNAIYYLEMVLESPPDDVRDYLQLLREQIALSTRIVGDLLDFARATPARRRPTAIGDIVMAQLQRLPPAPRVRIDVRLDGDVPMVEVDPIHIGQVVGNLVTNAVQAMGESGGRIIITAEGIGADDVKLQVTDSGPGVPPELLDQIFEPLFTTKARGIGLGLAVSRALMQANGGDITVANDGTRGATFTITMPAAARVTT; the protein is encoded by the coding sequence ATGGCCAGGCCACTTTCCCTGGGTCAGAAACTGCCGCTCGTTGTCGCCGGCCTGATGCTCCTTGTGGGCGCCGGCATTTCCGTGGGCTCGTATCTGCAGGTTCGCGAGACCGCCGTCAATGCGGCGCGGCAGCATATCGGTGACCTGGTCCGGCTGGTGGGATCGGGGCAGCGAACCGGCCCGCAGTTGGTGTCAGCGGCACGTGCAGCGGCGCGGCGCGACCCGCTCAAGACATACCTCGGCAAGCCGAGCGCCGCGGCACGCGATGCTGCCGTGGCCGCACTTGCCGGTCGCGCTGGACAGGTGCTTGCCACGCAGATCATTGGCGCCGACGGCACCGTGCTGCTGAGCACTGACACGGCCTTCGACGACGTCCCATCCGATTTTCCGCCCGCCATTCCGCCGCGGGATTCCGGCGCGGTCGGCCGTCTGCGGCTGGTGCACGATTCACTCGTTTACCCGGTCACCGGCACGATCGACGATCATCCCGGCGTGATGATCGTCCAGTGGCGCCGCGGCTTGAATGCGGGCGAATCAAGTCCGAAAGCTCGCAAGGCGATCGGCGCCACGATGCTCCTTGGCAATCGTGACGGATCGTACTGGACCGATTTTGCGAAGGTTGTTCCTGGCCCCGCGCTCGAACCCCGCAGTTCGCAGCTCCCGGTCGAATACACGCGCGACTCATCCCAGGGCCCGGTGCTCGCCGGGTTTGTGCCACTCGACGGAACACCGTGGCTCTTCTCGGTGGAGACACCGATGAATGCGGTGTTGCAGCCGGCCGAGGCCTTTCTTCGTCGCGTGCTCCTGGTCACGCTGCTCTGCGTGCTGCTCGGCGGCATCGCGTCGTGGCTCTACACGCGCCGCTTGACCACGCCGTTGCGCCAACTCACCGACGCAGCCGACGCACTGGCGGCCGGTGGCCGCGCGCAGTCGATCCCCACCGGCCGCAACGACGAGCTCGGAAGTCTGGCGACATCGTTCGACCTGATGGGGCACCAGATTCATGAGGCGCGGCAACGCCTCGAGGAGAAGGTCGCCGAACGGACCGGAGAGTTGAACAGCGCGCTCGACCAGCTGCAGGCGGCGCAGGAAGCGCTGGTGCGTCGCGAAAAGCTTGCGATGCTCGGCCAGCTCGCCGGCGGCGTCGGTCACGAGCTCCGGAATCCGCTCGGGGTCATGAGCAATGCGATCTACTATCTCGAGATGGTGCTCGAATCGCCACCCGATGATGTCCGTGATTATCTGCAGCTGCTCCGCGAGCAGATCGCGTTGTCCACGCGGATTGTCGGCGATCTCCTCGACTTCGCCCGCGCGACACCGGCGCGCCGCCGGCCAACGGCGATCGGCGACATCGTGATGGCGCAGCTGCAGCGGCTCCCGCCGGCGCCGCGCGTCCGGATCGATGTGCGTCTCGACGGCGACGTCCCGATGGTTGAGGTCGATCCGATCCACATCGGCCAGGTCGTCGGCAATCTGGTCACCAACGCGGTCCAGGCGATGGGCGAATCGGGTGGTCGCATCATCATCACGGCCGAAGGGATCGGTGCCGACGATGTGAAGCTTCAGGTGACCGATTCCGGCCCCGGTGTGCCGCCCGAACTCCTCGATCAGATCTTCGAGCCGCTCTTCACGACCAAGGCGCGCGGCATCGGGCTCGGTCTCGCGGTCTCCCGTGCCCTGATGCAGGCCAACGGCGGCGACATCACCGTCGCCAACGACGGGACGCGCGGTGCGACCTTTACCATCACCATGCCGGCTGCTGCGCGGGTCACCACCTGA
- a CDS encoding response regulator — protein MRRILVVDDDPAMVRTLCDILKLRGWESRGVHSGSEAVAVACADRYPVVLMDIMMPGMDGVAALRAMKQCDPSLQVVLMTAHTAADRLAEAEREGAAGVMTKPIDFPSLLAMLN, from the coding sequence ATGCGCCGCATCCTGGTCGTCGATGACGATCCTGCGATGGTGCGGACGCTGTGCGATATCCTGAAATTGCGCGGATGGGAATCGCGGGGCGTCCATTCGGGATCCGAAGCGGTGGCCGTCGCCTGTGCCGATCGCTATCCGGTCGTCCTGATGGACATCATGATGCCGGGGATGGACGGTGTGGCGGCGCTCAGAGCGATGAAGCAGTGCGACCCGTCGCTCCAGGTCGTCCTGATGACGGCGCACACCGCGGCTGACCGGCTCGCGGAAGCGGAGCGCGAGGGGGCCGCCGGAGTGATGACGAAGCCGATCGACTTTCCGTCGCTGCTCGCGATGCTCAACTAG
- a CDS encoding MaoC family dehydratase: protein MPLLYFDDLHLGQQFVSGAHTMTETEIIRFAGEYDPQPFHTDADAARHSLFRGLVASGWHTGAVTMRLLVTGPMQLAGGVIGVGGELSWPNPVRPGDTLRVYSEVASMRPSKSRPELGLVAVRSETRNQDGVIVQILVANLFVPKRPAN from the coding sequence ATGCCCCTCCTCTATTTCGACGACCTCCATCTCGGCCAGCAGTTCGTCTCGGGTGCGCACACGATGACGGAGACGGAGATCATCCGCTTTGCCGGCGAATACGATCCGCAACCATTTCATACCGACGCGGATGCCGCCCGGCACTCGCTCTTCCGGGGACTGGTTGCGAGCGGGTGGCATACCGGCGCGGTCACGATGCGACTGCTCGTCACCGGTCCGATGCAACTGGCCGGCGGCGTGATCGGTGTGGGTGGCGAGCTCTCGTGGCCCAATCCAGTACGCCCCGGCGATACCCTGCGCGTCTACAGCGAGGTCGCGTCGATGCGCCCGTCGAAGTCCCGCCCGGAACTCGGCCTGGTTGCGGTGCGCAGCGAGACGCGGAATCAGGATGGCGTGATCGTCCAGATCCTGGTCGCCAATCTCTTTGTGCCGAAGCGGCCGGCGAACTGA
- a CDS encoding serine hydrolase domain-containing protein, translated as MPESPMKSSGSLVILAITSLASAALAAPASAQNTLDASTQTAIDSAAHDVLTRTGAPSASIAVVRNGEIVFAQAYGSARLEPALAASPTMRYSIGSVSKQFTATAILLLAERGKLSLDDKVGRWLPDLTRANEVTVRQVLSMTSGYEDFWPQDYVMPPMLKPTTARAIADGWARKPLDFDPGTRWQYSNTNYVLAGMIIEKITGTSLVDFLRKEVFTPLHMESVVITDDAGLGPADPDRYLRYALGPVRPAPKEGRGWMFAAGELAMTASDLARWDMSVINQAILKPASYRAQQTTVLLANGTSTGYGLGVDVGLANGHRLISHSGEVSGFTAENNIYPDDRAAIVVLTNLDATGASGQIANRIADVLFTAVDRDAERATAQARRIFDGLQHGTIDRSLFTDNANAYFSTQAVADFESSLGPLGAPTTFSPGGQSLRGGMTYRSFRIRAGNRNMVVSTFTMPDGKLEQYQIAGQ; from the coding sequence ATGCCGGAGTCCCCGATGAAGTCGAGTGGCTCGCTCGTCATTCTCGCAATCACATCGCTCGCCTCGGCAGCTCTCGCCGCCCCTGCGTCCGCGCAGAACACGCTCGATGCATCGACGCAGACAGCGATCGATTCGGCCGCGCACGACGTCCTGACGCGCACTGGCGCGCCGAGTGCCTCGATCGCAGTGGTTCGGAACGGAGAGATCGTCTTCGCGCAGGCGTACGGCTCGGCGCGGCTTGAACCGGCGCTCGCGGCAAGTCCGACGATGCGATACAGCATCGGGTCGGTCAGCAAGCAATTCACCGCGACCGCGATCCTCCTCCTTGCCGAGCGGGGAAAGTTGTCGCTCGACGACAAGGTCGGCCGCTGGCTACCCGATCTGACGCGCGCCAACGAGGTGACCGTGCGACAGGTCCTCTCGATGACCTCGGGCTACGAGGATTTCTGGCCGCAGGACTATGTCATGCCCCCGATGCTGAAGCCCACGACCGCGCGCGCGATCGCGGATGGGTGGGCAAGGAAGCCACTCGACTTTGACCCGGGGACACGGTGGCAGTACAGCAACACCAACTACGTCCTCGCCGGAATGATCATCGAGAAGATCACCGGTACATCACTGGTGGATTTTCTCCGCAAGGAAGTCTTCACGCCGCTGCACATGGAGTCCGTCGTCATCACCGACGACGCCGGTCTCGGTCCCGCTGATCCGGATCGGTATCTGCGTTATGCGCTGGGGCCGGTGCGCCCGGCGCCGAAGGAAGGGCGGGGATGGATGTTCGCTGCCGGTGAATTGGCGATGACCGCGAGCGACCTCGCACGCTGGGACATGTCGGTGATCAACCAGGCCATTCTCAAGCCCGCGTCGTATCGCGCCCAGCAGACCACGGTCCTTCTCGCCAACGGAACGAGCACCGGCTACGGTCTCGGCGTGGATGTTGGCCTGGCGAACGGGCACCGACTCATCTCCCACAGCGGCGAAGTCTCCGGTTTCACTGCCGAAAACAATATCTACCCCGATGATCGCGCGGCGATCGTGGTCCTCACCAACCTCGATGCAACCGGCGCGTCAGGACAGATTGCGAATCGGATCGCCGACGTCCTCTTCACCGCCGTTGATCGTGACGCCGAGCGGGCGACGGCGCAGGCGCGGCGAATCTTCGATGGTCTGCAGCACGGAACGATCGACCGATCGCTCTTCACCGACAACGCCAATGCCTATTTCAGCACGCAGGCCGTGGCAGATTTCGAGTCGAGTCTCGGGCCGCTCGGTGCGCCGACGACCTTCTCCCCCGGGGGGCAATCGCTTCGCGGCGGGATGACGTATCGGTCGTTCCGGATTCGCGCGGGAAATCGGAACATGGTGGTTTCGACATTCACCATGCCCGACGGCAAGCTGGAGCAGTATCAGATCGCGGGACAGTAG
- a CDS encoding CBS domain-containing protein — translation MTTPVVTIRADKQLLLVEEVMQWHHIRHVPVVGNDGQIVGIVSHRDLMSAAVSTLAFTVAAAERRQHLAMSDVERIMKRDVISIAPDAPVQEAAALMRARRVGCLPVVDDGYLVGIVTESDMARLVEQLQTSALDQVRRPVPRTSSRPATAA, via the coding sequence ATGACTACCCCTGTCGTGACCATCCGCGCCGACAAGCAGCTCCTCCTGGTGGAGGAGGTCATGCAGTGGCATCATATCCGGCATGTCCCGGTGGTGGGAAACGATGGGCAGATCGTCGGCATCGTGAGTCATCGTGATCTGATGAGCGCCGCCGTCTCGACCCTGGCGTTCACGGTCGCGGCGGCCGAACGGCGCCAGCATCTCGCGATGTCGGACGTCGAGCGAATCATGAAGCGGGATGTGATTTCGATCGCCCCCGACGCGCCGGTGCAGGAAGCCGCGGCGCTGATGCGCGCCAGGCGCGTGGGATGCCTCCCGGTGGTGGACGACGGCTACCTCGTCGGCATCGTGACCGAGTCCGACATGGCGCGGCTGGTCGAACAGCTGCAGACCAGTGCACTCGACCAGGTGCGGCGACCGGTCCCGCGAACGAGTTCGCGTCCCGCGACTGCGGCGTGA
- a CDS encoding DUF5916 domain-containing protein, with amino-acid sequence MNRRSTRIVTALPAFLAVIAVPVRCVGQRAQTAAVGVVTAGTSGSPVREVRAIRAETAPVIDGRADDAVWQRAPEITGFRVFRPVENGDPHFRTMAKVAYDAHYLYVFVRAFDAHPDSIVGLMARRDAMTPSDLITVYIDSYHDRRSGYEFDVNPAGVKTDAAIYQDGNEDMAWDGIWDVATRVDSLGWTAEFRFRLSQLRHAAKAETQFGFTLARTVERTGEQSSWPLYRVSAPGLASQFGELAGLDSLASPRRIELAPYFVTRNVTQATTGGPGRSQQLSGGADFKVAVASNLTMTGTINPDFGQVEADPSVLNLSAFETFFPEQRPFFVEGNGLFQFNVNCSQVNCNNENLFYSRRIGRAPQLSSLYGDTTSPTATTILGAGKLTGQLASGLSIGAIDAVTQREAGAGNATIEPATNYAVLRATQDLDGGASGFGFMFTGVNRTLDHWSSADLHSDAYVGALDFRHQFAGRRFQLTGSLDLSRVDGSRSAIAQTQLDPVHFYQRPGGPLTFDSTRTSMTGDAEEIKLAKIAGTHTDFETSYLRRSPGFEINDLGFLLQADQQSWNNWFGIFVNRPNAVFNRLQWNLNWWQWWSAAGLPTERAANTNVHIQFINHWWLRTGGTLGQLGATWCDRCARGGPAIRQDPYVAPWWTIQGDDRHRIIPSINGNYFRGDAGRNSTLNISPQVTVNASTRLSASLGASIARNISDNQWYNNVTDSAGTVHYTFAHLDQRTVSLTANLSYAVSTVLSIQWYLAPFVSRGTYSNVRELANPAAAAYDARYRPYGDTTVTNNPGGVDSRQFNSNFVVRWEYRPGSTIFLVWTQGRNAFDPVANPRGLSGDFDNLLHLPPDNTFLVKVSYWLNR; translated from the coding sequence ATGAACCGCCGCTCGACGCGCATCGTGACCGCACTGCCAGCATTTCTTGCCGTCATCGCTGTTCCGGTCCGGTGCGTCGGCCAGAGAGCGCAGACCGCGGCGGTCGGGGTGGTCACCGCTGGAACGTCGGGCTCTCCGGTTCGCGAAGTCCGGGCGATCCGGGCCGAGACGGCACCGGTGATCGACGGTCGCGCCGACGATGCAGTGTGGCAACGTGCACCGGAGATCACCGGCTTTCGCGTGTTTCGGCCGGTGGAGAACGGTGATCCGCACTTTCGGACAATGGCGAAGGTCGCCTACGACGCGCACTACCTCTACGTCTTCGTGCGCGCCTTCGACGCGCACCCCGACAGTATCGTCGGCCTGATGGCTCGGCGCGATGCGATGACTCCATCGGATCTGATCACCGTCTACATCGATTCGTATCACGACCGCCGGTCCGGGTACGAGTTCGACGTCAATCCGGCCGGCGTCAAGACGGATGCGGCGATCTATCAGGACGGGAATGAAGACATGGCGTGGGACGGCATCTGGGATGTCGCCACCCGGGTCGATTCACTGGGGTGGACGGCGGAGTTCCGGTTCCGGCTGTCGCAGCTCCGTCACGCGGCCAAAGCGGAGACACAGTTCGGGTTCACCCTCGCGAGGACGGTCGAGCGGACCGGCGAACAATCGAGTTGGCCATTGTACCGCGTCTCGGCACCGGGACTCGCGTCGCAATTCGGCGAGCTCGCAGGGCTCGACTCCCTGGCGTCGCCGCGGCGCATCGAACTGGCGCCGTACTTCGTGACCCGCAACGTCACGCAGGCGACGACCGGTGGACCCGGGAGGAGCCAGCAGCTTTCAGGAGGCGCTGACTTCAAGGTCGCGGTCGCCTCCAACCTCACCATGACCGGCACCATCAATCCGGATTTCGGTCAGGTCGAGGCCGATCCCTCGGTCCTCAATCTCTCGGCGTTTGAAACGTTCTTTCCCGAGCAGCGTCCCTTCTTCGTCGAAGGCAACGGGCTGTTTCAGTTCAACGTCAATTGCAGTCAGGTGAACTGCAACAACGAGAATCTGTTCTACTCGCGGCGTATCGGCCGCGCGCCGCAGTTGTCATCTCTGTACGGCGATACCACGTCCCCCACGGCGACCACGATTCTCGGCGCCGGCAAGCTCACTGGCCAGCTGGCGAGCGGATTGTCGATCGGTGCCATCGACGCCGTGACGCAACGCGAGGCCGGAGCCGGAAACGCCACGATCGAGCCGGCGACCAATTATGCGGTGCTTCGCGCCACCCAGGACCTGGACGGCGGCGCCAGCGGCTTCGGGTTCATGTTCACCGGCGTGAATCGAACCCTTGATCACTGGTCGAGCGCTGACCTGCACAGCGATGCGTACGTCGGCGCCCTCGATTTCCGGCATCAGTTCGCCGGGCGCCGTTTCCAGCTCACCGGTTCGCTCGATCTCTCCCGCGTCGACGGCAGTCGCTCGGCGATCGCCCAGACGCAGCTCGATCCGGTCCATTTCTATCAGCGACCCGGCGGTCCGCTGACATTCGATTCCACGCGGACGTCGATGACCGGTGATGCCGAAGAGATCAAGCTCGCCAAGATCGCCGGTACGCACACCGACTTCGAAACGAGCTACCTCCGCCGCTCGCCGGGGTTCGAGATCAACGACCTCGGCTTCCTCCTGCAGGCCGATCAACAGAGCTGGAACAACTGGTTCGGCATTTTCGTCAACAGACCGAACGCGGTGTTCAACCGGCTGCAATGGAACCTCAATTGGTGGCAGTGGTGGTCGGCCGCGGGATTGCCGACGGAGCGCGCCGCCAACACCAACGTGCACATCCAGTTCATCAATCACTGGTGGTTGCGCACCGGCGGGACCCTTGGCCAGCTCGGCGCCACCTGGTGCGACCGGTGTGCACGCGGTGGGCCGGCGATCCGGCAGGATCCCTACGTCGCACCGTGGTGGACGATCCAGGGCGACGACCGGCACCGGATCATCCCGTCGATCAACGGCAATTACTTCCGGGGAGACGCGGGCCGGAACAGCACCCTGAACATCAGCCCGCAAGTCACGGTGAATGCATCCACTCGACTCTCGGCGTCGCTGGGTGCGTCGATCGCCAGGAACATTAGCGACAACCAGTGGTACAACAACGTGACCGATTCGGCCGGAACGGTGCACTACACCTTTGCGCACCTCGACCAGCGCACGGTGTCGCTGACGGCCAATCTGAGTTATGCCGTCAGCACGGTCCTTTCAATTCAGTGGTATCTCGCGCCGTTTGTGAGCCGCGGCACGTACTCCAACGTCCGGGAACTGGCGAATCCTGCCGCGGCGGCGTATGACGCGCGCTACCGCCCGTACGGCGATACAACCGTGACCAACAATCCCGGTGGCGTCGATTCCCGGCAGTTCAACTCGAACTTCGTGGTTCGGTGGGAGTACCGGCCAGGATCGACGATTTTCCTCGTCTGGACGCAGGGGAGGAACGCCTTCGACCCGGTGGCCAATCCGCGGGGACTCTCCGGCGACTTCGACAACCTCCTCCATCTCCCTCCCGATAACACCTTTCTCGTCAAGGTCTCCTACTGGCTCAATCGTTGA
- a CDS encoding pyrophosphate--fructose-6-phosphate 1-phosphotransferase: MPPRTVGILTAGGLAPCLSSAIGALIQRYTVAAPGAGITCYVNGYQGLLTGKRIDVTPAVRAAANRLHHFGGSPIGNSRVKLTNIEDCLRRGLIKEGDDPQDVAAAQLMRDQVDILHTIGGDDTNTAAATLASFLADRGHRLTVVGLPKTVDNDVYPVRQSLGAATAAEQGARFFANVVAEQSANPRMLIVHEVMGRDCGWLTAATARAYRRQLADREFLPELGLSRQKYDIHGVYLPEMAIDFAAESSRLRAVMDRHDCVNLFIAEGAGVGSIVRELESAGDTVPRDAFGHVKLDAINPGAWFAKHFAARLGAEKTLVQKSGYFARAAAPNTEDLELIRRTADRAVECALGGVSGVVGEDEDRGGALRAIEFERIRGGKPFDLRTGWWRELLDAVGQPPAHAAASIPA, from the coding sequence ATGCCGCCGCGTACGGTCGGGATCCTCACCGCAGGTGGTCTGGCGCCCTGCCTGTCGTCGGCGATTGGCGCGCTGATCCAGCGCTACACCGTCGCCGCCCCCGGCGCGGGAATCACCTGCTATGTCAACGGTTACCAAGGGCTGCTCACCGGCAAGCGGATCGACGTGACCCCTGCGGTGCGCGCCGCGGCCAATCGCCTCCACCATTTCGGCGGCTCGCCGATCGGCAACAGTCGCGTCAAGTTGACCAACATCGAGGATTGTCTTCGCCGCGGGTTGATCAAGGAGGGCGATGACCCGCAGGACGTCGCCGCGGCGCAGCTGATGCGTGACCAGGTCGACATCCTTCACACCATCGGCGGCGACGATACCAACACCGCCGCCGCGACGCTGGCATCCTTCCTCGCCGACCGCGGCCATCGTCTCACGGTCGTCGGCCTTCCCAAGACCGTCGACAACGATGTCTATCCGGTGCGACAAAGCCTCGGCGCGGCGACCGCCGCAGAGCAGGGGGCTCGATTCTTCGCCAATGTCGTGGCCGAGCAGAGCGCCAATCCGCGGATGCTGATCGTCCACGAAGTGATGGGCCGGGATTGTGGCTGGCTGACAGCCGCGACCGCGCGCGCGTATCGCCGGCAGCTGGCTGATCGCGAGTTTCTCCCGGAACTCGGATTGTCCCGGCAGAAATACGACATTCACGGCGTCTATCTCCCCGAAATGGCGATCGATTTCGCCGCGGAGTCGAGCCGCCTTCGCGCCGTGATGGACCGCCATGATTGCGTCAACCTCTTCATCGCAGAAGGTGCGGGAGTCGGGAGCATCGTCCGGGAGCTCGAGTCGGCCGGCGACACGGTGCCGCGCGATGCGTTCGGCCACGTCAAGCTCGATGCCATCAATCCCGGCGCATGGTTCGCCAAGCACTTCGCGGCGAGGCTCGGCGCCGAGAAGACCCTGGTGCAGAAGAGCGGGTACTTCGCGCGCGCGGCCGCGCCGAACACCGAGGATCTCGAGCTGATCCGCCGCACCGCTGACCGTGCGGTCGAGTGCGCCCTCGGCGGTGTCTCCGGCGTCGTCGGCGAAGACGAGGATCGCGGCGGCGCACTCCGCGCCATCGAGTTTGAGCGGATTCGCGGGGGCAAGCCGTTCGATCTCCGCACCGGATGGTGGCGCGAGCTCCTCGACGCCGTCGGGCAACCTCCGGCACACGCAGCCGCCAGCATTCCCGCTTGA
- a CDS encoding glycosyltransferase family 87 protein — protein sequence MNDSRPTWRSRCIPGIAGAITLLWLSVSHTGDFHVYWLAGRALRSGWAAVYQISGLTPFKYHPAFALVFAPFGWLSEPAARIVWAALNAAMVVDAQRRWRARWTLDDVAIGLGYICVGHALFWQYQFGNVTFAMLWLWTVALTSPRRWVEAGCYAILIALKPFWIALIVPWILLRRWQLLGRVVAALIAISAVPVILGPASLVTAYRRWIETFADPLHAHNYPKNDNQSWFGFLYRHRELVHDHVTLWWIIGCTLAGVLWLAFWRRLWRAPLARRDWWIVEASLIPFILWTSPLSWIHHQILLWPLLALAWKLGRHEPAARAVFVLSLIVLTVLSQSIIGRPATLVVLTWGIPLMAFPLLTWWGGARVAPGGSFLQDQEQRIA from the coding sequence TTGAACGATTCCCGTCCGACATGGCGGAGCCGATGCATCCCCGGGATCGCCGGGGCAATCACGCTCCTCTGGCTGTCGGTGTCGCACACCGGTGATTTCCACGTCTACTGGCTGGCTGGTCGCGCGCTCCGCAGCGGCTGGGCCGCGGTGTACCAGATCAGCGGCCTCACGCCGTTCAAGTACCATCCGGCTTTTGCACTGGTGTTCGCGCCGTTCGGATGGTTGTCGGAGCCGGCAGCCCGCATCGTCTGGGCCGCGCTCAACGCCGCGATGGTGGTCGACGCGCAACGACGATGGCGTGCACGCTGGACTCTCGATGATGTGGCGATCGGTCTCGGATACATCTGCGTGGGGCACGCGTTGTTCTGGCAGTATCAGTTCGGCAACGTCACCTTCGCGATGCTGTGGCTCTGGACCGTGGCGCTCACCTCGCCACGACGCTGGGTCGAGGCCGGGTGCTACGCTATCCTCATCGCCCTCAAGCCGTTCTGGATCGCATTGATCGTTCCGTGGATCCTGTTGCGGCGGTGGCAGTTGCTCGGGCGCGTCGTGGCGGCGCTCATTGCCATTTCCGCGGTACCGGTAATCCTCGGACCTGCTTCCCTCGTGACCGCGTATCGGCGATGGATCGAGACCTTTGCCGATCCGCTGCATGCCCACAACTATCCCAAGAACGACAATCAGTCATGGTTCGGATTTCTCTACCGCCACCGTGAGCTGGTGCATGATCACGTCACGTTGTGGTGGATCATCGGATGCACGCTGGCAGGAGTCCTCTGGCTCGCCTTCTGGCGACGGCTCTGGCGTGCTCCGCTTGCGCGGCGCGACTGGTGGATCGTCGAAGCGTCGTTGATCCCGTTCATCCTCTGGACCTCGCCGCTCAGCTGGATCCACCATCAGATCCTCCTGTGGCCACTGCTCGCGCTGGCGTGGAAGCTCGGCCGGCACGAACCGGCCGCACGCGCCGTCTTTGTTCTGTCGCTGATCGTATTGACGGTCCTGAGTCAGAGCATCATCGGGCGACCGGCGACGCTTGTCGTCCTGACGTGGGGGATTCCGCTGATGGCATTTCCGCTGCTGACCTGGTGGGGCGGGGCGCGTGTCGCACCCGGCGGGTCATTTCTTCAGGATCAGGAGCAGCGGATCGCGTAG
- a CDS encoding ATP-binding protein, whose translation MRHLSASVAATSDGLTTGIGELVAAANQTVRELLAACPPGDPIGNRLARVEQTMHRLAMLTGQLHTSGRPVTPRATPLDLNSVVSGLSPSLQRLLGPFISLECVLHPGGVWAAADRGQIEQLVLGLVINAREALPLGGTVHVVADSLTLDRPRRFRIGSLEPGNWSVLEVRDNGSGIDERSIEHLFQAPPRNLPFDSSLSLSTVAAIVRDCGGKMVLQADRTAGSALAACFPAVRPSRTRQPATGTASAVLIVDDDEWARMSGARILRRAGFGVLEAEHVDAATELLHDVAGSCVRVVLVDAHLAQHGPVPFAEILRSERPEIELLATGDGGFSRSGETVVAKPFVADILVKAVSALLESQP comes from the coding sequence TTGCGTCATCTTAGCGCGTCGGTAGCAGCAACATCGGATGGACTCACAACGGGAATTGGCGAGCTGGTTGCGGCCGCCAATCAGACCGTCCGCGAATTACTCGCGGCGTGCCCGCCGGGTGATCCGATCGGCAACCGACTCGCCCGCGTTGAGCAGACGATGCACCGCCTGGCGATGCTGACCGGCCAGTTGCACACGTCCGGGCGGCCCGTGACCCCACGCGCCACACCGCTGGACCTCAATTCCGTCGTGAGCGGCCTGTCGCCGTCATTGCAGCGCCTCCTTGGTCCGTTCATCTCACTGGAGTGCGTGCTGCATCCAGGCGGGGTATGGGCCGCGGCCGATCGCGGTCAGATCGAGCAGCTGGTGCTCGGGCTGGTCATCAATGCACGCGAGGCCCTGCCACTCGGCGGCACCGTCCATGTCGTGGCCGACTCGCTGACGCTCGACCGGCCGCGCCGCTTCCGGATCGGCTCACTCGAGCCCGGGAACTGGTCCGTCCTTGAGGTGCGCGACAACGGATCGGGCATTGACGAGCGGTCGATCGAGCATCTCTTCCAGGCGCCGCCACGAAATCTCCCGTTCGATTCGAGCCTGTCGCTCTCGACCGTCGCGGCGATCGTGCGCGACTGCGGCGGCAAGATGGTGCTTCAGGCTGACCGCACGGCCGGAAGCGCGCTTGCTGCGTGCTTTCCCGCCGTCCGCCCGTCGCGCACCCGGCAGCCTGCCACCGGGACCGCCAGCGCCGTGCTGATCGTGGACGACGATGAGTGGGCACGAATGAGCGGGGCACGCATCCTCCGGCGCGCCGGCTTCGGCGTCCTCGAAGCAGAGCACGTCGATGCCGCCACCGAACTGCTGCACGACGTGGCAGGGTCCTGCGTCCGCGTGGTCCTGGTTGACGCACATCTCGCGCAACACGGCCCCGTTCCCTTTGCCGAAATCCTCCGGAGCGAGCGCCCCGAAATCGAGCTCCTCGCCACCGGAGACGGTGGGTTCTCGCGAAGCGGTGAGACTGTCGTCGCAAAGCCGTTCGTCGCCGATATCCTCGTCAAGGCCGTCTCGGCGCTCCTCGAGTCGCAGCCCTGA